The Setaria viridis chromosome 9, Setaria_viridis_v4.0, whole genome shotgun sequence sequence ATGTTGTGTCCGGtttagggcagtcccaatgggacattgatggtagtttctatccctcttaattgtcatgccaactaagcaatttgctgatgtggcagtagatttattatggagagagagaaaccatttcttagagaggaaaccaagtcctcacgcgcaccaatgagccaagaaactagcgaatctgcattggggagacccaagtagtttcttcttacttATTGCCAgatcctttgcgcttgcaccgctgctacccatcactcgagctcctttacatgatgcacagaggatctggtactagaagggagaatgattggttggatttttgtttagactctagataaaaaagttgcattgtgaaggatgatttcttgatacaatatcctagactatggaaactaggttggtttcttccattgggactgcccttaagAGTTTTGGTGATACTTAAGGACTTATGCATAGCATGCTCCCATGGGAAAAGGTGCTTCACAATATTTCAAACGCTACTTAAACAGTATGATTTGAGTCATCGGAGCCCCGTTGAATTTAATAAAAATGCTAGAACATGTAACTATGCCAACAGTAATATTGAATAAATGATAAGAAATAAACCAAACAGCTAGAATAAACCATTTATGATGTATTTATATCAGGCCAGGTCAAATTGATCATTCTTTGATACTCAAACTGATATTCATAAGGAAAACAAGGATGATGCTCGATTTAAACCCAAGTCAAATTAAATCTGTCTACAACAAACAACCTAAAATAGGTGGGTTTACTTACCTAGGGAAATAGCAAAATAGGTCAAGCTTATCATAAGCATGTTTAGCCAAAACAACATAACCTTCTTTGTGTCTTACTAGGTTCCATGATTTAAATGGCCTCATGAACCGCATATGATCTGTCCTTGTGGAGTTCACCAGTTAAGGATAACAGGAAGACTTCCTACATGCCTACAACATGCTGGTTAGTCCACATGTAATTTGGAGGTCTAAAACTATTTGATCCAGTGATTTTAGGATCGTTATGTGCACCTGATGCTGATTCTATCTGGTATGAAGAGAATTAGCTGATGCTCATTACAAGCAGCTAAACGCTAAACCCACCAGTATGCATTCTACTCGACACAGTCCTCTTCTATTGTTCTCTTCCGCTTTATTCCCGCGAAGGCTTGTTTTGGCTTCCCAACACGCTCTTCTAACAACGCAATCCTCTCAGCAAAATTAGGAAATTCTGAGGGGCATAATTTGTGATTCTCCATGCATTTGGAAATGGACCTCAAAAGAGTTAACTCTTCCTCGTCACGCGCCTGTGCAGAAATAATTAAATGTACTTGCTAAGAATAAGGTTTGCAACATATAGAAAGTCTTGAAGATTAGATATATAACACGTCACATAGTGGTTATGGAATCTATATACAAATTAATGGAAATAAGTCGCCAGGCCAAACATAAAATTCTGTGAACCATGTGCATATGAGTCTCCTTTTGCTAAATTATTAGAATGCAGTATGAGAAAGATGACAATCATACCAATGCCTGCCCCTCACTTTCATCTTTCCTATCATGGTCAAGTTTCTCCATGATGTGAGTGAGTGTTGACTCAACAGGGAAAGCATTCTGAAGTTCAAATGCGAGGATAATGCGTATTGCCTGAAGATGCATATCCTTATTTATCATTTCGACAACAACATCTGCAAGAGAAGAGGAATTGCAATTAGGCACGAACGAAGCAGGGATAATTTATTTAGTCGTGCCAATGTCACTGGGTTTAGCGGAAGATGAAGTAGATTCCCTCACCCCGCATCTTCTTCACAAAGTGCTTGGAGAATTTGAGCACCTTGGTGCAGGCCGAGATGTCGGCAGCAACCAACAGCTCGTACAGCTCCTGCGCCGGGAACTCGACGGGCACGCCGAAGGCGGCCATGAAGAAAGCGAGGCCGCGGGCTCCCCTAGCACCGGCGTCGCCGACCCGGCCGCTGACGCGCAGAAGGCGGCTGCGCCACGTGAGCGCCGCCTCGCGCGCCTCCTGCCgcagctccgccgcctcgccgtggCCCTGCCCCGGGGGGCGTGGGCACCCGGCGCGCACGTAGAGCTCGAGGAGGAGCATGCACGCGGCCTCCGCGTCGCCGCTCTCGGCGCTGATGTAGTAGCGGCCGACGGCGCGGAGCACGAGCGAGGCGGGGTCCTCGGCGCGGCGCAGCGCGGCCGGCCCCACCTTGCGCAGCCACTCGCGGTCCCGCACGTGGGCGGTGACGAAGCGGCGGAGCTCCCTGAAGTTCATCTGCTTGCACCTGagctccagctccgccgccgatGGGTCGCCGTCCTTGCGTGCGCGGACGGGGTTGGGTGCGGGCCTGGGcacgggctcgggctcgggtgCGGGCTTGGGGttgggctccggctccggctctggTGCGAGACTGGGCTGCCGCTCCTGCTCCGGCGAAGGACTGGGCTCCCGCTCTTGCTCCGGCGAGGGACtgagctcccgctcccgctccggcGAGGGTACGGCATTGGGTTCGGGGCCTTGGGGCTCCCCCGGGAGATTGGGCTCGGGCACCCTCTCCGGTAACGGCGCGGGGCTGGGCTCCCTCTCCGCCGGTTCCGGCGCGGGATTGTGCTGGGTCTCGGCGGCGGGAAGGGGTTTAGGGTGTGATTCGGGGCTGGGGAAGAGGACGGCGAaggtggcggcgatggaggcgaCATCGAGGATGACGGAGTTCCACTGATCGAGGAAGTCGGCGAGGGTGTCGCTGTAGGAGGCGAGGCTGTGGACGGAGTGCAGCATAGCCGCACGggaggcggctgcggcggcggacggcgacggcggcatggCGGAGGGGAGTCTCGACGCGtggcgcggggaggaggcggacacGACAAACGTGGAGGGGTCCGGAGTCCGGACGTGGGGTGGTTTATTAGGAACCAAACCCAAGTCGGGTCCGCGACTCAATTCATCACGCGAAGCGCACGTCCAACTGGAGATTTCATTTTAGGATGTTTTACCTGTGTGCCATTACGAAAGTTGGGTCTAACTTTCATACCTCTAAAAATTCGTCGACACCTGTATGCCCAAGTGCATCTTGGTTTGTCCCTCCATGCCATTCCGTCCCTATTTCGTTCAGTTTTGGCCGTTTGAGAGCTCTTACAAGCGGGCCCGGGGCATCGAAAATGTCCAGTGTACCCTTAGTCTCTAAGGGAGGCATATGCGCGGAGGCCGTGTTGACCAATTTTGACCGGCATCTCTCACTCTCCTCCCACTCTATCCGTTGCCGAaccctagcggcggcggcgaaatcgtagcggcggcggtggaaccTTAGTCAATGGCGGCGTTGACGGGTGGGGCGGGGAGAGAAGAAGGCGTTCTGGAGAAGAAGACGAAGCCCCCGTGCATGGATTAGTGGATTGACACGGCTTCTCATGGCGGGGAACAACGGCGTCGGGGATCGACCGGATTGGCTTCCAGACGGGTAAGTCAAATGCTTCCCCCCTTGGCTTGCGGAGTACTCTCGCTTGCGTGGTCTTAGGTCCCTTAGCCCTGCGCCTGTGCACCGTCACCATGCTTGTAGTGTTGATTCCCTGCTCCTTGTTCATCTGTAGGATGGACCCCAACAGTAGCTACAACTTAGAAATCCGGATTGTTGCTCACAATTGTCGGACTCGGTGGTACGAGCTGAGCAAAGTTGTTGATGTTGACCGAACTAACTTCAGATCCCTGGTTGCTGAAGTTGTTGACAAGAATTCTCATGGCTATGGAGACTTAGTTAAAGTTTTTTATTACTGCATGGACACTAAGGTCAACATCCAAGTCTGTACTGACCAAGATTTGCTTGAAATGTTTGAAAAACATAAGGTTTCGAAATGCTGCTTCCTCACTTTTGCATATCATAAGCCAAGTGTTGATCCTCCTATCATTCCAGTTTGGGAGTTTGGTAGCAGTGACAAATCTGTTGATCCCCCAGTGACCCCTTCTATTGCATCCCCAATCCTAGGTGAAGCAAGCAACAGTACACACACAATATGATGAACCTGAAATCTTAGCTAACCCAAACCCAATCTATGAGCATGTGGGCGTTGATGATGAAGGGCTATATCTTGACCTTGGTCCCAACTACCCTCCACCTCCCCCAAATCCTAAAGCTGGCAATAAAGGAAGGGAAGCTGAGATTTCTGAGGATGAAATCTGCTCTGAGTCAGATGAGAGTTCTGATGATGAGTCTGATGAAGATATGGTTACAGATAGAGGCCCTGAACCTATGCCTGATGTCAATTACGACAAGAAGAACCCACCTATGGATGTAGGCACTTTGTATTCAAACATGAAAGCATTTAAGATTGCTTTAGCTTCTCATTCTGCTAAGCATGAGTACCATTACTTAGTTGAGAAGAGTGATCCAGGGAGGTATAGGGTGCACTGCAAATTCAAGGAGGAGCTTGATTGCCAATGGAGGATTCATGCTTCAACTCTGAAGGATGGTGTGACAGTTAAGGTACATGAGTTGCATTACTTTTTGTAAATTCCAGTTGTTTTGCAATGAATCATCAGTTGTTAATATGCATTGGTGTTGACTGTTTTGCAGGTGAAAAGGAACCCACATCCTCATGATTGTCAGAGTGCTAAGAGGGTTGGTGTGTGTGTAGGGATCACACAAGAGTGGGTCTGCAGTAAAGTGGTAGACTGGCTGAAGGAAGATGGCAACATTCGGATAAAAGAATTGATTAGAAGATTGAAGAATGAGTACAAAGTTAATGTGCCATACAGGAGAGTGTACAAAAGTAAAAATCTTACCATGGATCAGATTTATGGGCCTTGGGATACAAGTTTTGACAATTTATTTAGGTTTAAGGCCCAGATAGAGGAATCTAGTCCTGGATCATTTGTTATCATTGATCATCACACAATCAACAATAAGATCAGGTTTAATAGGCTATTCTTTGCATTGAAAGCATGTGTAGATGGATTTCTTAGAGGCTGTAGACCATATCTTGCAGTAGATAGCACTTTTTTAAATGGAAGGTTCAGAGGACAGTTGTGTGTAGCTTGTGCAGTAGATGGACATAACTGGATGTACCCAGTAGCTGTTGGTGTAATTGATTCAGAGACTAATGAGAATTGGGTGTGGTTCATGGAGAGGTTAAAAGAAGTAATTGGATCCCCAGATGGACTGACCTTCTGTACAGACTGTGGCCAGGCAGTGATGAATGGGGTCTCTGAAGTTTTCCCTGAAGCTAAACATAGGGAATGCATGTACCACTTAGtacaaaatttcaagaaaaGATTCAGTGGCAAGGTTTTTGATGACCACTTATGGGCTGCCTCATATTCATGGAGTCCATATTTGTTCAACAAGCATTATACAGCTATGGCTCAAGCCAAACCTGAGGCAATGGTGTATCTACATGAAAACCACAAGAAGCTTTGGACAAGGAGCCAGTACAGGACAGGATCAAAGGTGGACTATGTCACCAACAATCTAGCTGAATCATTCAACAATTGGATAAAGCCTGAAAAGGGGAAGAATATTGATGATTTACTGGACACTATAAGACAGAAGCTCTTGATTAAATGGAATCATAGGAAGAGAGTTGCCATGAAATTCACAGGGAAGATTCTGCCTCACATTGAGAGGAAACTGAGGGAAGACAGTTACAATCTTGACATTGAAGTCATCACTGATTCCCCTGATGGTGTGGCAGAGATTTGTGCTAAGGGTGGCAGTGTATATAGATTTGTGGTCAATTTACCTGAGAGAACCTGCACCTGTAGGGTTTGGCAAGGGTCAGGAATCCCTTGCAAACATGCTATTGCCTACATCACTTCAATCCCTGGTGCTAAACTAGAAGACTATGTGCATGATTACTATTCTGTCGACAAATTCAAAATTACATATGAAGGTTCCATCCCTTGCATTCCTGACAAGAGTATGTGGCCCAACAGCACCCATGGCTTCTTCATGCACACTCCATTACTTAGGGCAacagctggaggaagaagaaagaatagGATGAAATCAGCACTTGAaggtggcagcagcagccagaAGGGAAGCTCAAGGTCCCATGAGTGCCCAATATGCCATGAAAAAGGGCACCATTGGTATACTTGCAAGAATGGCAATCCTGAAGACATACCTGCAATGGAGGCTCAAAGGTACAATAACTTAACTGAAATCAGTGTACATTCACATTGTTTTGCAACTTATATTGATTTGTCCTATGCAGGGGTCTCCCAAAGAAAAGACTGAAAAAAGTAGCAAGATGTAACACAGAGACAAGCATTGTGGTTGCTACTCCATCAGTGATGCAATTCCCAATAATTGAGGCTGTAGACATAGCAGCAGCCAAGAAAAGGAGTAGAaagccaccttcttcttctggtgccaAGAAAAGAAGTAGGAAggcaccttcctcttcttcagctACAACTACAAGTACATCAACCAGGTGAGCTTATGAGCAATTCTCTTGTTATTTTCATGCACCATTTGTTATCATCTAACCTGTCATATTTGTCATAAGGTCTGGAACTGGTTCCAATGACCCAATACCATTGCAGACTGTTTTCCTGGCTCCTTATCATGAGACCTCAGTTGGCACAGTACAGAAGGACCCAGTGGACACTCTCCTTATCAAGGCTTCTTATCATGAGACCTCAGTTGGCACAGTACAGACAGACCCAGTGGACACTCTA is a genomic window containing:
- the LOC117838102 gene encoding protein FRIGIDA → MPPSPSAAAAASRAAMLHSVHSLASYSDTLADFLDQWNSVILDVASIAATFAVLFPSPESHPKPLPAAETQHNPAPEPAEREPSPAPLPERVPEPNLPGEPQGPEPNAVPSPERERELSPSPEQEREPSPSPEQERQPSLAPEPEPEPNPKPAPEPEPVPRPAPNPVRARKDGDPSAAELELRCKQMNFRELRRFVTAHVRDREWLRKVGPAALRRAEDPASLVLRAVGRYYISAESGDAEAACMLLLELYVRAGCPRPPGQGHGEAAELRQEAREAALTWRSRLLRVSGRVGDAGARGARGLAFFMAAFGVPVEFPAQELYELLVAADISACTKVLKFSKHFVKKMRDVVVEMINKDMHLQAIRIILAFELQNAFPVESTLTHIMEKLDHDRKDESEGQALARDEEELTLLRSISKCMENHKLCPSEFPNFAERIALLEERVGKPKQAFAGIKRKRTIEEDCVE